The DNA sequence GGCAGCGGGCGAATCGTGGTGGCCGCGGACGGGTCACCGCTGATCGTCGCGCACACCGCGCGCGGCGACTTCGCGGCGAGCGACATCGCCGCCATCGCCGACTGGGTCGAGGAGTTCCAGGTCCTCGACGACGGCGAGGTGATCGATCTGTCCGCCGCGCACCGGTCCGTCGACGAGGATCGGCCGTCGCCGACCATGGTGCGGTGCATCTGGCACAGCGCGGACACCGACCTGAACGGTTACGCCGACCACATGGCCAAAGAGATCGACGAACAACCCGCGGTGGCCGCCCGGGTGATCGACGAGCTGGGCGGCGGCGTGGCCGACGGCAGTCTGTGGACCGGGCTGGGGCTGGACCGGTTCGACCGGTTGCAGGTGATCGCCTGCGGCACCTCGTTGAACGCCGGCATGGTCATCGGCAACACGCTGCATCAGCTGGCCGGCCTGCCGGTGACGCGTTGCGTGGCCAGCGAAGCGGGGATGGACGTCCCGGAACCCGGCACCCTGTGCCTGGCGATCAGCCAGTCCGGGGAGACCGCCGACGTCCTGAACGCCGTCAGTGCGCGGGTGGCCGAGCGCTGCCCGATCCTGGCCGTCACCAACAGTTCGCACTCCACGCTGGCCCGGCGCGCCGACGGTGTGGTGTCGTGCTCCGCCGGACCCGAGATCGGCGTCGCCGCCACCAAGACCTTCGTCTGCCAGATCATCGCCGGAGTGGCGGTGACGGTATCGGCACTGGCCGCGACGGGCCGGATCTCGCGTTCCCATGCCGCCGCCCTCGTCGACGACCTCCGGCGACTGCCGGACCAGCTGGCCGCCGCGGCGACCGTCGCCAAGAGCGTCGTCCCTCCCCTGGCCGACGAGTTTCTCGAGGCGACCGGATTCATCTTCATCTCACGCGGCGCCGGCCTGCC is a window from the Mycolicibacterium litorale genome containing:
- the glmS gene encoding glutamine--fructose-6-phosphate transaminase (isomerizing), which translates into the protein MCGIIACRTREPAIGYLLTALGRLEYRGYDSVGVAVRTTGGDIARLRTVGRIGTLEHRFRQWAGPVLDGAGIGHTRWATHGPVTEANAHPHNDCPGRISVVHNGTIENADRLRDVLRAQGHRFTSTVDSEVLSHLIEDASQTTPDLCEAVRQALDAVEGSWALAVLERGSGRIVVAADGSPLIVAHTARGDFAASDIAAIADWVEEFQVLDDGEVIDLSAAHRSVDEDRPSPTMVRCIWHSADTDLNGYADHMAKEIDEQPAVAARVIDELGGGVADGSLWTGLGLDRFDRLQVIACGTSLNAGMVIGNTLHQLAGLPVTRCVASEAGMDVPEPGTLCLAISQSGETADVLNAVSARVAERCPILAVTNSSHSTLARRADGVVSCSAGPEIGVAATKTFVCQIIAGVAVTVSALAATGRISRSHAAALVDDLRRLPDQLAAAATVAKSVVPPLADEFLEATGFIFISRGAGLPYAAEGALKLKELTYRWAEHYPAGELKHGPLALVGDGTPVVVVDNGDPRLATNIAEVQARGGRIVRIGSIGSSVPVIDDALGPWGPIQSAVAVQVLARTTALALGRDVDKPRNLAKSVTVQ